One Nomascus leucogenys isolate Asia chromosome 22a, Asia_NLE_v1, whole genome shotgun sequence DNA segment encodes these proteins:
- the BAG6 gene encoding large proline-rich protein BAG6 isoform X4 yields MEPNDSTSTAVEEPDSLEVLVKTLDSQTRTFIVGAQMNVKEFKEHIAASVSIPSEKQRLIYQGRVLQDDKKLQEYNVGGKVIHLVERAPPQTQLPSGASSGTGSASATHGGGPPPGTRGPGASVHDRNANSYVMVGTFNLPSDGSAVDVHINMEQAPIQSEPRVRLVMAQHMIRDIQTLLSRMECRGGPQPQHSQPPPQPPAVTSEPVALSSQTSEPVESEAPPREPMEAEEVEERAPAQNPELTPGPAPAGPTPAPETNAPNHPSPAEYVEVLQELQRLESRLQPFLQRYYEVLGAAATTDYNNNHEGREEDQRLINLVGESLRLLGNTFVALSDLRCNLACAPPRHLHVVRPMSHYTTPMVLQQAAIPIQINVGTTVTMTGNGARPPPTPNAEAPPPGPGQASSVAPSSTNVESSAEGAPPPGPAPPPATSHPRVIRISHQSVEPVVMMHMNIQDSGTQPGGVPSAPTGPLGPPGHGQTVGQQVPGFPTAPTRVVIARPTPPQARPSHPGGPPVSGTLGAGLGTNASLAQMVSGLVGQLLMQPVLVAQGTPGMAPPPAPATASASAGTTNTATTAGPAPGGPAQPPPAPQPSTADLQFSQLLGNLLGPAGPGAGGPGVASPTITVAMPGVPAFLQGMTDFLQATQTAPPPPPPPPPPPPAPEQQTMPPPGSPSGGAGSPGGLGLESLSPEFFTSVVQGVLSSLLGSLGARAGSSESIAAFIQRLSGSSNIFEPGADGALGFFGALLSLLCQNFSMVDVVMLLHGHFQPLQRLQPQLRSFFHQHYLGGQEPTPSNIRMATHTLITGLEEYVRESFSLVQVQPGVDIIRTNLEFLQEQFNSIAAHVLHCTDSGFGARLLELCNQGLFECLALNLHCLGGQQMELAAVINGRIRRMSRGVNPSLVSWLTTMMGLRLQVVLEHMPVGPDAILRYVRRVGDPPQPLPEEPMEVQGAERASPEPQRENASPAPGTTAEEAMSRGPPPAPEGGSRDEQDGASAETEPWAAAVPPEWVPIIQQDIQSQRKVKPQPPLSDAYLSGMPAKRRKTMQGEGPQLLLSEAVSRAAKAAGARPLTSPESLSRDLEAPEVQESYRQQLRSDIQKRLQEDPNYSPQRFPNAQRAFAEDP; encoded by the exons ATGGAGCCTAATGATAGTACCAGTACCGCTGTGGAGGAGCCTGACAGCTTGGAGGTGTTGGTGAAGACCCTGGACTCTCAAACTCGGACCTTTATTGTGGGGGCCCAG ATGAATGTAAAAGAGTTTAAGGAGCACATTGCTGCCTCTGTCAGCATCCCATCTGAAAAACAACGGCTCATTTACCAGGGACGAGTTCTGCAAGATGATAAGAAGCTTCAGGAATACA ATGTCGGGGGAAAGGTTATCCACCTGGTGGAACGGGCTCCTCCTCAGACTCAGCTCCCTTCTGGGGCGTCTTCTGGGACGGGGTCTGCCTCAGCCACTCATGGTGGGGGACCCCCGCCTGGTACTCGGGGGCCTGGGGCCTCTGTTCATGACCGGAATGCCAACAGCTATGTCATGGTTGGAACCTTCAATCTTCCT AGTGACGGCTCTGCTGTGGATGTTCACATCAACATGGAACAGGCCCCGATTCAG AGTGAGCCCCGGGTACGGCTGGTGATGGCTCAGCACATGATCAGGGATATACAGACCTTACTATCCCGGATGGAG TGTCGAGGAGGGCCCCAACCGCAGCACAGTCAGCCGCCCCCGCAGCCACCGGCCGTGACCTCGGAGCCAGTAGCCTTGAGCTCTCAAACATCAGAACCAGTTGAAAGTGAAGCACCTCCCCGGGAGCCCATGGAGGCAGAAGAAGTGGAGGAGCGTGCCCCAGCCCAGAACCCGGAGCTCACTCCTGGCCCAGCCCCAGCGGGCCCAACACCTGCCCCGGAAACAAACGCACCCAA CCATCCTTCACCTGCGGAGTATGTTGAGGTGCTCCAGGAGCTACAGCGGCTGGAGAGTCGCCTCCAGCCCTTCTTGCAGCGCTACTACGAGGTTCTGGGTGCTGCTGCCACCACGGACTACAATAACAAT CACGAGGGCCGGGAGGAGGATCAGCGGTTGATCAACTTGGTAGGGGAGAGCCTGCGACTGCTGGGCAACACCTTTGTTGCACTGTCTGACCTGCGCTGCAATCTGGCCTGCGCGCCCCCACGACACCTGCATGTGGTCCGGCCTATGTCTCACTACACCACCCCCATGGTGCTCCAGCAGGCAGCCATTCCCATACAG ATCAATGTGGGAACCACTGTGACCATGACGGGAAATGGGGCTCGGCCCCCGCCAACTCCCAATGCGGAGGCACCTCCCCCTGGTCCTGGGCAGGCCTCATCCGTGGCTCCGTCTTCTACCAATGTCGAGTCCTCAGCTGAGGGGGCTCCCCCGCCAGGTCCAGCTCCCCCACCAGCCACCAGCCACCCGAGGGTCATCCGGATTTCCCACCAGAGTGTGGAACCCGTGGTCATGATGCACATGAACATTCAAG ATTCTGGCACACAGCCTGGTGGTGTTCCGAGTGCTCCCACTGGCCCCCTGGGACCCCCTGGTCATGGCCAAACCGTGG GACAGCAGGTGCCAGGCTTCCCAACAGCTCCAACCCGGGTGGTCATTGCCCGGCCCACTCCTCCACAGGCTCGGCCTTCCCATCCTGGAGGGCCCCCAGTCTCTGGGACACTG GGCGCCGGTCTGGGTACCAATGCCTCGTTGGCCCAGATGGTGAGCGGCCTTGTGGGGCAGCTTCTTATGCAGCCAGTCCTTGTGG CTCAGGGGACCCCAGGTATGGCTCCACCGCCAGCCCCGGCCACTGCTTCTGCCAGTGCTGGCACCACCAACACAGCTACCACAGCTGGCCCCGCTCCTGGGGGGCCTGCCCAGCCTCCACCCGCCCCTCAACCCTCCACGGCTGATCTTCAATTCTCTCAGCTTCTGGGGAACCTGCTAGGGCCTGCAGGGCCGGGGGCTGGAGGGCCTGGTGTGGCTTCTCCCACCATCACTGTGGCGATGCCTGGTGTCCCTGCCTTTCTCCAGGGCATGACTGACTTCTTGCAG GCAACACAGACAgcccctccaccacccccacctcctccacccccaccacctgcCCCAGAGCAGCAGACCATGCCCCCACCAGGCTCCCCTTCTGGTGGCGCAGGGAGTCCTGGAGGCCTGGGTCTTGAGAGCCTGTCACCTGAGTTTTTTACTTCAGTGGTGCAGGGTGTGCTGAGCTCCCTGCTGGGCTCCTTGGGGGCTCGGGCTGGCAGCAGTGAAAGTATTGCTGCCTTCATACAACGCCTCAGTGGATCCAGCAACATCTTTGAGCCTGGAGCTGATGGGGCCCTTG GATTCTTTGGGGCCCTGCTCTCTCTTCTGTGCCAGAACTTCTCTATGGTGGACGTAGTGATGCTTCTCCATGGGCACTTCCAGCCACTACAACGGCTCCAGCCCCAGCTGCGATCCTTCTTCCACCAGCACTACCTGGGTGGTCAGGAACCCACACCCAGTAACATCCGG ATGGCAACCCACACACTGATCACGGGGCTAGAAGAGTATGTGCGGGAGAGTTTT TCCTTGGTGCAGGTTCAGCCAGGTGTGGACATCATCCGGACAAACCTGGAATTTCTCCAAGAGCAGTTTAATAGCATTGCTGCTCATGTGCTGCATTGCACAG ATAGTGGATTTGGGGCCCGGTTGCTGGAGTTGTGTAACCAAGGCCTGTTTGAATGCCTGGCCCTGAACCTGCACTGCTTGGGGGGACAGCAGATGGAGCTTGCTGCTGTTATCAATGGCCGAATT CGTCGTATGTCTCGTGGAGTGAATCCCTCCTTGGTGAGCTGGCTGACCACTATGATGGGACTGAGGCTTCAGGTGGTACTGgagcacatgcctgtaggcccCGATGCCATTCTCAGATACGTTCGCAGGGTTGGTGATCCCCCCCAG CCACTTCCTGAGGAGCCAATGGAAGTTCAGGGAGCAGAAAGAGCTTCCCCTGAGCCTCAG CGGGAGAAtgcttccccagcccctggaacAACAGCAGAAGAGGCCATGTCCCGAGGTCCACCTCCTGCTCCTGAGGGGGGCTCCCGGGATGAACAGGATGGAGCTTCAGCTGAGACAGAACCTTGGGCAGCTGCAGTCCCCCCA GAATGGGTCCCTATTATCCAGCAGGACATTCAGAGCCAGCGGAAGGTGAAACCACAGCCCCCCCTGAGTGATGCCTACCTCAGTGGTATGCCTGCCAAGAGACGCAAG ACGATGCAGGGTGAGGGCCCCCAGCTGCTTCTCTCAGAGGCTGTGAGCCGGGCAGCTAAGGCGGCCGGAGCTCGGCCCCTGACGAGCCCCGAGAGCCTGAGCCGGGACCTGGAGGCACCAGAGGTTCAGGAGAGCTACAGGCAGCAG CTCCGGTCTGATATACAAAAACGACTGCAGGAAGACCCCAACTACAGTCCCCAGCGCTTCCCCAATGCCCAGCGGGCCTTTGCTGAAGATCCTTAG
- the BAG6 gene encoding large proline-rich protein BAG6 isoform X8, whose protein sequence is MEPNDSTSTAVEEPDSLEVLVKTLDSQTRTFIVGAQMNVKEFKEHIAASVSIPSEKQRLIYQGRVLQDDKKLQEYNVGGKVIHLVERAPPQTQLPSGASSGTGSASATHGGGPPPGTRGPGASVHDRNANSYVMVGTFNLPSDGSAVDVHINMEQAPIQSEPRVRLVMAQHMIRDIQTLLSRMECRGGPQPQHSQPPPQPPAVTSEPVALSSQTSEPVESEAPPREPMEAEEVEERAPAQNPELTPGPAPAGPTPAPETNAPNHPSPAEYVEVLQELQRLESRLQPFLQRYYEVLGAAATTDYNNNHEGREEDQRLINLVGESLRLLGNTFVALSDLRCNLACAPPRHLHVVRPMSHYTTPMVLQQAAIPIQINVGTTVTMTGNGARPPPTPNAEAPPPGPGQASSVAPSSTNVESSAEGAPPPGPAPPPATSHPRVIRISHQSVEPVVMMHMNIQDSGTQPGGVPSAPTGPLGPPGHGQTVGQQVPGFPTAPTRVVIARPTPPQARPSHPGGPPVSGTLQGAGLGTNASLAQMVSGLVGQLLMQPVLVAQGTPGMAPPPAPATASASAGTTNTATTAGPAPGGPAQPPPAPQPSTADLQFSQLLGNLLGPAGPGAGGPGVASPTITVAMPGVPAFLQGMTDFLQATQTAPPPPPPPPPPPPAPEQQTMPPPGSPSGGAGSPGGLGLESLSPEFFTSVVQGVLSSLLGSLGARAGSSESIAAFIQRLSGSSNIFEPGADGALGFFGALLSLLCQNFSMVDVVMLLHGHFQPLQRLQPQLRSFFHQHYLGGQEPTPSNIRMATHTLITGLEEYVRESFSLVQVQPGVDIIRTNLEFLQEQFNSIAAHVLHCTDSGFGARLLELCNQGLFECLALNLHCLGGQQMELAAVINGRIRRMSRGVNPSLVSWLTTMMGLRLQVVLEHMPVGPDAILRYVRRVGDPPQPLPEEPMEVQGAERASPEPQRENASPAPGTTAEEAMSRGPPPAPEGGSRDEQDGASAETEPWAAAVPPEWVPIIQQDIQSQRKVKPQPPLSDAYLSGMPAKRRKLRSDIQKRLQEDPNYSPQRFPNAQRAFAEDP, encoded by the exons ATGGAGCCTAATGATAGTACCAGTACCGCTGTGGAGGAGCCTGACAGCTTGGAGGTGTTGGTGAAGACCCTGGACTCTCAAACTCGGACCTTTATTGTGGGGGCCCAG ATGAATGTAAAAGAGTTTAAGGAGCACATTGCTGCCTCTGTCAGCATCCCATCTGAAAAACAACGGCTCATTTACCAGGGACGAGTTCTGCAAGATGATAAGAAGCTTCAGGAATACA ATGTCGGGGGAAAGGTTATCCACCTGGTGGAACGGGCTCCTCCTCAGACTCAGCTCCCTTCTGGGGCGTCTTCTGGGACGGGGTCTGCCTCAGCCACTCATGGTGGGGGACCCCCGCCTGGTACTCGGGGGCCTGGGGCCTCTGTTCATGACCGGAATGCCAACAGCTATGTCATGGTTGGAACCTTCAATCTTCCT AGTGACGGCTCTGCTGTGGATGTTCACATCAACATGGAACAGGCCCCGATTCAG AGTGAGCCCCGGGTACGGCTGGTGATGGCTCAGCACATGATCAGGGATATACAGACCTTACTATCCCGGATGGAG TGTCGAGGAGGGCCCCAACCGCAGCACAGTCAGCCGCCCCCGCAGCCACCGGCCGTGACCTCGGAGCCAGTAGCCTTGAGCTCTCAAACATCAGAACCAGTTGAAAGTGAAGCACCTCCCCGGGAGCCCATGGAGGCAGAAGAAGTGGAGGAGCGTGCCCCAGCCCAGAACCCGGAGCTCACTCCTGGCCCAGCCCCAGCGGGCCCAACACCTGCCCCGGAAACAAACGCACCCAA CCATCCTTCACCTGCGGAGTATGTTGAGGTGCTCCAGGAGCTACAGCGGCTGGAGAGTCGCCTCCAGCCCTTCTTGCAGCGCTACTACGAGGTTCTGGGTGCTGCTGCCACCACGGACTACAATAACAAT CACGAGGGCCGGGAGGAGGATCAGCGGTTGATCAACTTGGTAGGGGAGAGCCTGCGACTGCTGGGCAACACCTTTGTTGCACTGTCTGACCTGCGCTGCAATCTGGCCTGCGCGCCCCCACGACACCTGCATGTGGTCCGGCCTATGTCTCACTACACCACCCCCATGGTGCTCCAGCAGGCAGCCATTCCCATACAG ATCAATGTGGGAACCACTGTGACCATGACGGGAAATGGGGCTCGGCCCCCGCCAACTCCCAATGCGGAGGCACCTCCCCCTGGTCCTGGGCAGGCCTCATCCGTGGCTCCGTCTTCTACCAATGTCGAGTCCTCAGCTGAGGGGGCTCCCCCGCCAGGTCCAGCTCCCCCACCAGCCACCAGCCACCCGAGGGTCATCCGGATTTCCCACCAGAGTGTGGAACCCGTGGTCATGATGCACATGAACATTCAAG ATTCTGGCACACAGCCTGGTGGTGTTCCGAGTGCTCCCACTGGCCCCCTGGGACCCCCTGGTCATGGCCAAACCGTGG GACAGCAGGTGCCAGGCTTCCCAACAGCTCCAACCCGGGTGGTCATTGCCCGGCCCACTCCTCCACAGGCTCGGCCTTCCCATCCTGGAGGGCCCCCAGTCTCTGGGACACTG CAGGGCGCCGGTCTGGGTACCAATGCCTCGTTGGCCCAGATGGTGAGCGGCCTTGTGGGGCAGCTTCTTATGCAGCCAGTCCTTGTGG CTCAGGGGACCCCAGGTATGGCTCCACCGCCAGCCCCGGCCACTGCTTCTGCCAGTGCTGGCACCACCAACACAGCTACCACAGCTGGCCCCGCTCCTGGGGGGCCTGCCCAGCCTCCACCCGCCCCTCAACCCTCCACGGCTGATCTTCAATTCTCTCAGCTTCTGGGGAACCTGCTAGGGCCTGCAGGGCCGGGGGCTGGAGGGCCTGGTGTGGCTTCTCCCACCATCACTGTGGCGATGCCTGGTGTCCCTGCCTTTCTCCAGGGCATGACTGACTTCTTGCAG GCAACACAGACAgcccctccaccacccccacctcctccacccccaccacctgcCCCAGAGCAGCAGACCATGCCCCCACCAGGCTCCCCTTCTGGTGGCGCAGGGAGTCCTGGAGGCCTGGGTCTTGAGAGCCTGTCACCTGAGTTTTTTACTTCAGTGGTGCAGGGTGTGCTGAGCTCCCTGCTGGGCTCCTTGGGGGCTCGGGCTGGCAGCAGTGAAAGTATTGCTGCCTTCATACAACGCCTCAGTGGATCCAGCAACATCTTTGAGCCTGGAGCTGATGGGGCCCTTG GATTCTTTGGGGCCCTGCTCTCTCTTCTGTGCCAGAACTTCTCTATGGTGGACGTAGTGATGCTTCTCCATGGGCACTTCCAGCCACTACAACGGCTCCAGCCCCAGCTGCGATCCTTCTTCCACCAGCACTACCTGGGTGGTCAGGAACCCACACCCAGTAACATCCGG ATGGCAACCCACACACTGATCACGGGGCTAGAAGAGTATGTGCGGGAGAGTTTT TCCTTGGTGCAGGTTCAGCCAGGTGTGGACATCATCCGGACAAACCTGGAATTTCTCCAAGAGCAGTTTAATAGCATTGCTGCTCATGTGCTGCATTGCACAG ATAGTGGATTTGGGGCCCGGTTGCTGGAGTTGTGTAACCAAGGCCTGTTTGAATGCCTGGCCCTGAACCTGCACTGCTTGGGGGGACAGCAGATGGAGCTTGCTGCTGTTATCAATGGCCGAATT CGTCGTATGTCTCGTGGAGTGAATCCCTCCTTGGTGAGCTGGCTGACCACTATGATGGGACTGAGGCTTCAGGTGGTACTGgagcacatgcctgtaggcccCGATGCCATTCTCAGATACGTTCGCAGGGTTGGTGATCCCCCCCAG CCACTTCCTGAGGAGCCAATGGAAGTTCAGGGAGCAGAAAGAGCTTCCCCTGAGCCTCAG CGGGAGAAtgcttccccagcccctggaacAACAGCAGAAGAGGCCATGTCCCGAGGTCCACCTCCTGCTCCTGAGGGGGGCTCCCGGGATGAACAGGATGGAGCTTCAGCTGAGACAGAACCTTGGGCAGCTGCAGTCCCCCCA GAATGGGTCCCTATTATCCAGCAGGACATTCAGAGCCAGCGGAAGGTGAAACCACAGCCCCCCCTGAGTGATGCCTACCTCAGTGGTATGCCTGCCAAGAGACGCAAG CTCCGGTCTGATATACAAAAACGACTGCAGGAAGACCCCAACTACAGTCCCCAGCGCTTCCCCAATGCCCAGCGGGCCTTTGCTGAAGATCCTTAG
- the BAG6 gene encoding large proline-rich protein BAG6 isoform X6, protein MEPNDSTSTAVEEPDSLEVLVKTLDSQTRTFIVGAQMNVKEFKEHIAASVSIPSEKQRLIYQGRVLQDDKKLQEYNVGGKVIHLVERAPPQTQLPSGASSGTGSASATHGGGPPPGTRGPGASVHDRNANSYVMVGTFNLPSDGSAVDVHINMEQAPIQSEPRVRLVMAQHMIRDIQTLLSRMECRGGPQPQHSQPPPQPPAVTSEPVALSSQTSEPVESEAPPREPMEAEEVEERAPAQNPELTPGPAPAGPTPAPETNAPNHPSPAEYVEVLQELQRLESRLQPFLQRYYEVLGAAATTDYNNNHEGREEDQRLINLVGESLRLLGNTFVALSDLRCNLACAPPRHLHVVRPMSHYTTPMVLQQAAIPIQINVGTTVTMTGNGARPPPTPNAEAPPPGPGQASSVAPSSTNVESSAEGAPPPGPAPPPATSHPRVIRISHQSVEPVVMMHMNIQDSGTQPGGVPSAPTGPLGPPGHGQTVGSTLIQLPSLPPEFMHAVAHQITHQAMVAAVASAAAGQQVPGFPTAPTRVVIARPTPPQARPSHPGGPPVSGTLGAGLGTNASLAQMVSGLVGQLLMQPVLVAQGTPGMAPPPAPATASASAGTTNTATTAGPAPGGPAQPPPAPQPSTADLQFSQLLGNLLGPAGPGAGGPGVASPTITVAMPGVPAFLQGMTDFLQATQTAPPPPPPPPPPPPAPEQQTMPPPGSPSGGAGSPGGLGLESLSPEFFTSVVQGVLSSLLGSLGARAGSSESIAAFIQRLSGSSNIFEPGADGALGFFGALLSLLCQNFSMVDVVMLLHGHFQPLQRLQPQLRSFFHQHYLGGQEPTPSNIRMATHTLITGLEEYVRESFSLVQVQPGVDIIRTNLEFLQEQFNSIAAHVLHCTDSGFGARLLELCNQGLFECLALNLHCLGGQQMELAAVINGRIRRMSRGVNPSLVSWLTTMMGLRLQVVLEHMPVGPDAILRYVRRVGDPPQPLPEEPMEVQGAERASPEPQRENASPAPGTTAEEAMSRGPPPAPEGGSRDEQDGASAETEPWAAAVPPEWVPIIQQDIQSQRKVKPQPPLSDAYLSGMPAKRRKLRSDIQKRLQEDPNYSPQRFPNAQRAFAEDP, encoded by the exons ATGGAGCCTAATGATAGTACCAGTACCGCTGTGGAGGAGCCTGACAGCTTGGAGGTGTTGGTGAAGACCCTGGACTCTCAAACTCGGACCTTTATTGTGGGGGCCCAG ATGAATGTAAAAGAGTTTAAGGAGCACATTGCTGCCTCTGTCAGCATCCCATCTGAAAAACAACGGCTCATTTACCAGGGACGAGTTCTGCAAGATGATAAGAAGCTTCAGGAATACA ATGTCGGGGGAAAGGTTATCCACCTGGTGGAACGGGCTCCTCCTCAGACTCAGCTCCCTTCTGGGGCGTCTTCTGGGACGGGGTCTGCCTCAGCCACTCATGGTGGGGGACCCCCGCCTGGTACTCGGGGGCCTGGGGCCTCTGTTCATGACCGGAATGCCAACAGCTATGTCATGGTTGGAACCTTCAATCTTCCT AGTGACGGCTCTGCTGTGGATGTTCACATCAACATGGAACAGGCCCCGATTCAG AGTGAGCCCCGGGTACGGCTGGTGATGGCTCAGCACATGATCAGGGATATACAGACCTTACTATCCCGGATGGAG TGTCGAGGAGGGCCCCAACCGCAGCACAGTCAGCCGCCCCCGCAGCCACCGGCCGTGACCTCGGAGCCAGTAGCCTTGAGCTCTCAAACATCAGAACCAGTTGAAAGTGAAGCACCTCCCCGGGAGCCCATGGAGGCAGAAGAAGTGGAGGAGCGTGCCCCAGCCCAGAACCCGGAGCTCACTCCTGGCCCAGCCCCAGCGGGCCCAACACCTGCCCCGGAAACAAACGCACCCAA CCATCCTTCACCTGCGGAGTATGTTGAGGTGCTCCAGGAGCTACAGCGGCTGGAGAGTCGCCTCCAGCCCTTCTTGCAGCGCTACTACGAGGTTCTGGGTGCTGCTGCCACCACGGACTACAATAACAAT CACGAGGGCCGGGAGGAGGATCAGCGGTTGATCAACTTGGTAGGGGAGAGCCTGCGACTGCTGGGCAACACCTTTGTTGCACTGTCTGACCTGCGCTGCAATCTGGCCTGCGCGCCCCCACGACACCTGCATGTGGTCCGGCCTATGTCTCACTACACCACCCCCATGGTGCTCCAGCAGGCAGCCATTCCCATACAG ATCAATGTGGGAACCACTGTGACCATGACGGGAAATGGGGCTCGGCCCCCGCCAACTCCCAATGCGGAGGCACCTCCCCCTGGTCCTGGGCAGGCCTCATCCGTGGCTCCGTCTTCTACCAATGTCGAGTCCTCAGCTGAGGGGGCTCCCCCGCCAGGTCCAGCTCCCCCACCAGCCACCAGCCACCCGAGGGTCATCCGGATTTCCCACCAGAGTGTGGAACCCGTGGTCATGATGCACATGAACATTCAAG ATTCTGGCACACAGCCTGGTGGTGTTCCGAGTGCTCCCACTGGCCCCCTGGGACCCCCTGGTCATGGCCAAACCGTGG GCTCCACCCTCATCCAgctgccctccctgccccctgaGTTCATGCACGCCGTCGCCCACCAGATCACTCATCAGGCCATGGTGGCAGCTGTTGCCTCCGCGGCCGCAG GACAGCAGGTGCCAGGCTTCCCAACAGCTCCAACCCGGGTGGTCATTGCCCGGCCCACTCCTCCACAGGCTCGGCCTTCCCATCCTGGAGGGCCCCCAGTCTCTGGGACACTG GGCGCCGGTCTGGGTACCAATGCCTCGTTGGCCCAGATGGTGAGCGGCCTTGTGGGGCAGCTTCTTATGCAGCCAGTCCTTGTGG CTCAGGGGACCCCAGGTATGGCTCCACCGCCAGCCCCGGCCACTGCTTCTGCCAGTGCTGGCACCACCAACACAGCTACCACAGCTGGCCCCGCTCCTGGGGGGCCTGCCCAGCCTCCACCCGCCCCTCAACCCTCCACGGCTGATCTTCAATTCTCTCAGCTTCTGGGGAACCTGCTAGGGCCTGCAGGGCCGGGGGCTGGAGGGCCTGGTGTGGCTTCTCCCACCATCACTGTGGCGATGCCTGGTGTCCCTGCCTTTCTCCAGGGCATGACTGACTTCTTGCAG GCAACACAGACAgcccctccaccacccccacctcctccacccccaccacctgcCCCAGAGCAGCAGACCATGCCCCCACCAGGCTCCCCTTCTGGTGGCGCAGGGAGTCCTGGAGGCCTGGGTCTTGAGAGCCTGTCACCTGAGTTTTTTACTTCAGTGGTGCAGGGTGTGCTGAGCTCCCTGCTGGGCTCCTTGGGGGCTCGGGCTGGCAGCAGTGAAAGTATTGCTGCCTTCATACAACGCCTCAGTGGATCCAGCAACATCTTTGAGCCTGGAGCTGATGGGGCCCTTG GATTCTTTGGGGCCCTGCTCTCTCTTCTGTGCCAGAACTTCTCTATGGTGGACGTAGTGATGCTTCTCCATGGGCACTTCCAGCCACTACAACGGCTCCAGCCCCAGCTGCGATCCTTCTTCCACCAGCACTACCTGGGTGGTCAGGAACCCACACCCAGTAACATCCGG ATGGCAACCCACACACTGATCACGGGGCTAGAAGAGTATGTGCGGGAGAGTTTT TCCTTGGTGCAGGTTCAGCCAGGTGTGGACATCATCCGGACAAACCTGGAATTTCTCCAAGAGCAGTTTAATAGCATTGCTGCTCATGTGCTGCATTGCACAG ATAGTGGATTTGGGGCCCGGTTGCTGGAGTTGTGTAACCAAGGCCTGTTTGAATGCCTGGCCCTGAACCTGCACTGCTTGGGGGGACAGCAGATGGAGCTTGCTGCTGTTATCAATGGCCGAATT CGTCGTATGTCTCGTGGAGTGAATCCCTCCTTGGTGAGCTGGCTGACCACTATGATGGGACTGAGGCTTCAGGTGGTACTGgagcacatgcctgtaggcccCGATGCCATTCTCAGATACGTTCGCAGGGTTGGTGATCCCCCCCAG CCACTTCCTGAGGAGCCAATGGAAGTTCAGGGAGCAGAAAGAGCTTCCCCTGAGCCTCAG CGGGAGAAtgcttccccagcccctggaacAACAGCAGAAGAGGCCATGTCCCGAGGTCCACCTCCTGCTCCTGAGGGGGGCTCCCGGGATGAACAGGATGGAGCTTCAGCTGAGACAGAACCTTGGGCAGCTGCAGTCCCCCCA GAATGGGTCCCTATTATCCAGCAGGACATTCAGAGCCAGCGGAAGGTGAAACCACAGCCCCCCCTGAGTGATGCCTACCTCAGTGGTATGCCTGCCAAGAGACGCAAG CTCCGGTCTGATATACAAAAACGACTGCAGGAAGACCCCAACTACAGTCCCCAGCGCTTCCCCAATGCCCAGCGGGCCTTTGCTGAAGATCCTTAG